In Hyphomicrobium denitrificans ATCC 51888, the DNA window GCCGTGCTCGCCCGGCGTGACGCCTGTGATGTCGACCTTGAATTGGAGTCCGCCGCCGGATTTCTCGGAGATGACTACCGTGCCGATCTTATCGCCGACGCCGTCGGGGGTGATCTTGTTGATATCGACGCTGACGTCAGCGGCATAAGCCGACGCCGAAAGCGCGATACCAAAACAGCATCCCAAAACAAGATGTAATGCGCGGCGTTTCATTGTGGCTCCAATCTCGCGGCAATCGTCCTCTACAATTGAACAAATAAAACAGCGGTAAGTTCCATCGGCTTTCCAGGCAGCCATCTCCTGCTGCTTTTTTTGACTGCGATTGAAACCCGATCGCACCTCTTCAGTATTGCTTCGACCACAGCTCGCACATCCCCCCTCAGTGCGACCGCCCCCAACGCTGTGGTGAAGAAGGAGCGCCCCGATTTCGGTGAGATCGGGGCCGCTCCGCTTTCCCCCTTTGCCACTGGAGCGGCGAGCTCCGGGGCGTTCCGAAGGTCGCGTAGGGCAGCTTTCACGAACGGATGGTCCTGCAAGTTTTGCTGCTCGCCGGGCTGCTCGCCCACCAGAGCGAGCGGGCCGCCGCGCACAAACGGTTTGGCGGCGGAGATCATCCTATTCAGATCCGCGAGCGTTCGAGGGGCGTCACGGCCTTCAAAATCGAAAGCGGGAAAACTTCCCTCCTCAAGCGTGCTGGTGACAGAGCATGCCATGCTTCCCCGATGCATGGAGGGTGACATCGGTGGCAATCCGAAGTCATTTACGTTTCAGGCGGAATCCGCTCCCGAAATCGCAGCGGAGCCGACGCAGCTTGCAAGTTTTTCTTGTCACGGAGTAACGAGCTTGTGAAGCTGCGGCCCGGCGCTTTTCCCGTAAGAGCGTCCCGATAGAAAAATGGGAGTGGACCAATGAAGTTTTTCCAAGGGCTCGCGGTGGCGGGCGTGGTGGCGCTTGCGGGTGGGTTTGCGGGCTCGGCTGCGAACGCGGCAAGCATCGCGGTCGGCAAGAAGCTCGAACTCAAAGTCGATGCTAAGAAGATGGACGAAGAGCGCACGCGGCTTTGGACGAAGTTCGGCGGTTGGTGCGCCTTGAAGGACTGGCATCCGGCCGTCGCCAATTGCGAGGAAAGCACGGAAGGCGATGCAAAGATCCGCGTTCTCACGCTGAAGGACGGCGGCAAGATCAAAGAGAAGCTTCTCGACGAAAAGCCAAACTTTTATCGCTACGAGATTCTGGAAAGCCCGTTGCCGGTCAAGAATTATCAGGCACAGTTTGCGCTGACGCCGGACGATGACGACGAAGACGAGATCAACTTCGCGTGGTCGGCGACATTCGACGCCAACGGCAAGACGAACAAGGAAGCGCACGACGTCATCGATGGGATTTTCACGGCAGGCCTCGACAATATCAAGGCGACGGCCGGCACGAAGTAACGAATTGAATTGCAGACCATTCCGGCGTCCGGCTCCCTTTCTGAATTCCGAAGAGGGAAGCCGGCGCCGGATTTTTTTTTGTCAGGTTTTCAGGGTCTCGATGGCGAGGCGGATGAGGTCGGCGGTGCGGTCGACGCCGAGCTTCACCTTCATCTGGGTGCAGATGTTGGCAACGGTCTTGTAGGCGATGCCGAGGCTTTCCGAGATGGCCGTCATGCTCTTACCCTGGCCGAGCATGCGCAGAATTTCGACTTCGCGGATCGATAGGGATTGCAGCGGGTCGTCGGTCGAAATCTGGCTGACGGCGATGCGCGAGGCGAGGTCTCGATCGATGTACTGTTCGCCGCCACGCACCTTTTTGATCGCTGCGATGAGTTCCTCGACGGGTGCGCTTTTGCTGACGTACCCCCTCGCGCCGCCGCGCAATGCGCGGACGGCATAAATCGGCTCGTGATGCATGCTGAAGACGACGACGCGTGCGCCGCTGTCGAACGATTGGACGCGCCGTAGTAATTCCAATCCCCCCGCGCCTTCGAGGTTGAGGTCGAGCACGACGATATCGGGCCGCTCGCGCGCATAGATGGCGAGGCCTTCCTCGATTTCGGCGGCTTCGAGAACCTGTGCATCGAAGTGCGCAACAAACAGCCTCTTCAGGCCTTCGCGTACGACTCCATGATCGTCGACGATTAGGATTTTCATGCTGCACTCGTGGCTTGTTTGTTGTCGCTTGTTTTTGCGCGGCGTTCCGCGGGAAGCGGGATTCTGGCGATCAGCATGACGCCTTTTTCCTCCTTTGAGGTTGTGATTTCCAATGTGCCGTCGAGCGCCGCGACGCGTTCGCGCATGCCAACGAGACCGAAGCCGCGCTTGGTGCTGGCGGCGATACCCGAGCCGTCGTCAGAGATGACAATCTGCAGCGCAGCTTCCGGAGTGCGGTTTGCGCTGAGGCCGATTTTCGACGGTTTGCCGTGCCGAATGGCGTTGCTCGTGCCTTCCTGCAAAATGCGAAACGCCGCTTCTTCGATGTGCGCGGGAAAGCGCGCGTCCTCGATGTCGGTCTGAAAAACGATCGCGGGCCGGCGCGTTCGCCAGAACGCCACGAGATGCTCGATGGCGTGGGTGAGGCCCTGGTCGATCAGCATCGCCGGGCGCAGACGGCTGAGGATGCCGCGCAGATGCACCTGCATATGCTGGACCGATTGACGGATTGCGCCTGCCCGGCTGTTCACGTCATCAGTGGCATTGCGGGCGAGCATGAGCGGAATGGACTGCGCATCGACGTCGACCGCAAAAAGAAACGGTCCGATTTCATCGTGCAGGTCGCGCGCGATCTCGGAGCGCTCTTCTTCCTGCACGGTCGACAGCTGTTCGTTGAGGCGCTGGTTCTGTTCTTCTGACGTCCGCAGCTGATCGGCCATGCGATTGAAGGCGCGATAAATCAGATTGAGATCTTCCGGTCCTTGTTCGGCAACGTGCGCGGAATAATCGCCTTCTCCGACGCGCTTCAGTGCGACGGACAGATCGTCGAGCGGCTTGAGCGCGCGCCCGAGGCTCGCATAGATCAGAGCCAGCACGATGCCGCAGAAGCCGGAGATGATGATAAACTTCAGCTGCAGGTCTTCCCACACTTCGCCGACCTCGTTGTGGGGATCGGCTTCGAGGGTGATGCTTCCGAGATTTTTAAGGGTGTCGGGCAGCGTGAAGGTTTGCTTGTGTATTTTGCCTTCGAGCAGCTCGTAGAGCCAGGCGGGAGGCGGATCCACAGGGGCCTTGAGGCGCGATGCTGACTTCAGCGCGCCGTCGGGGCCGACGAGGCGAGCGACGAGGTGGCGGTCGCCATCGAATGCGCCGACGATGCGGGTAAGTTGCGCCTCCGGATCGCTGCTCCCTTGGATCGTGTTGAGAGCGTCCATGACAGCGCTGCTGCCGACGGCGATGGCCGACGACATTTCGAGTTCGATTTTGCGCAGTCCGGCCCAGTACGTCAGCGCGCCGCCGACGAGAAGGCAAGCCCCCAAGACGAGTGCGACGAGAACGAGGAGGCGGCGTCTCAAAGGCATCGATCAATGCTCCGCCAGGTAGTGTAACAATGTAACTTCTTGGAGTAGCGGTTTCATTGCGTCAAGGTTTGTGACCGGACGTGCTGGCGAAAGGCAGAGAACTATAGTCCGATATGGACATGCACATGCGTCCGGCGAGGCCGGACACGTGTTCAGGATGGTTTCGAAGCGTCGCCGGATCGGCGCTTATGCTGGTGCAATAATCCGACCGCGCCCGCGGCGCCATCCGGGAATTTTTCCCGCCAATTTTCTATCCGGGCCAACCGTGGCCGTGCTTTCCGTCGTCCCGATGATGCGGGGCTGCCGGCGCGATTGCGGAATGAGCAGCAGCTTTTGCAGCAGAAGCGGACGGCGTTCCTTGAGGCTTCGCGCGGGACGTGTGGGGCGCGGAGTGGCGGCGATCATGCCCCAGACCAATGCCAGCAGCAGATAGAAATGCCGCCAGTGATCGCTGTCGATCAGCACGCCTTCGCAGATGTTTCCGGCAAGCGCCGCGAACGCGACGAGAAACAGCGGCGACGTCGCCGACGTCTTGAAGGCGTGGCGCATTCCGACGATCAGCGTTCCCGCGCACGCGATCAAATAGAGGAGTCCGCCGATCCAGCCGGAATTCAGGAACATGCTGAGGTAGACGTTGTGCACTTCCTCGTGGTGATAGAAGCGCGTGAAATTCGCCGATCCGATGCCGAGCGGATTATCGAGGATCAGGCCGATGGCCTTGGCTTGTCCGCCGAAGCGTCCGTCGGGACCGACGTCGTAAGACTGCGTTAGTGTCGCGCGCTGTTCGAGGAGATCGGAAATAGCGTCCGACTGCAGCGCGGCGATCAGGATCATTCCCAAAGCAGCGATGCCAACCAGCACGAGGGCTGCGAGCTTCACACGCTCGCGGTTGCTATGAGCGGTGATCATGTAAACGTAGCCGTAGATCGCAAGTGCGATCGCAGCGGCAGCCCAGGCACCGCGCGAGAAGCTGAACAGAATACCGACGGCGAGCAGACCGGCGGCGAGCAACGGCAGTACGCCACGGCGCCACGGCGCGTTGAGCCAGACGTGCAAGCACATCAAGAGAGGCGCGACGAGGAAAGGTCCGAACACGTTCGGATCCTTGAAGGGGCCTGACGCACGTCCATAGCGCGTGAACAGATCGAACGCGCCCGGGAAAAGATTGAGATAGCCCGCGACGCCGCAGAGTGCCGCGATAATGCCGGTCAGAACATAGGCATTGAGGACAAGCCGCGTATGCTTCTCAGGCTCTTTGGCGATGAACGCCGCGAACAGGAAGCATGCCGCGACGAGGTAGAGCGAAACCGTCATGTGCGATACGGCGATGCCCGTGTCGCGCGCTAGCGCCGCGCTGATCTCGCCGCTCGCCGTGATCGCGAGGAGCACCGCGAAGCCCGCCCAGAGCATCGGCCGCGCGTCGACCAGACCGACGATGGGAAGCAGGAGCATCAAGCCAATCGTCAGCGCGTCGACGGGTGCGGGCTCGGTGAAAACAATCGAGCTTGCGACGATCGTCAGCCAGACGAGCGCCAGAGCGATCCGATGCGCGGCGCTTTTGCGATGACCGTCTCGCAGATCGGAAATTTCGAAGGCCGGAGCCGAGGCGGTCATCGTGGGCATCTGAACGGTATTTCCATTTCGTCGGGAGCTGTAACGGTCGCGCAGGATCTCAGTAGGCGCGTTCCGTATTGAGCAGGGCGAACGGCGTTTTCAGCAGAATGTAGAGATCGAGAAACACGCTCCAGTTTTCGATGTAGTAGAGATCGTGCTCGATACGCTTCGTGATCTGCTCTTCGGTGTCGGTTTCGCCGCGCCAGCCGTTGATCTGCGCCCAACCGGTGATGCCGGGCTTGACCTTGTGGCGCGCGAAATATCCATCGACCACTTCGTCATAGAGATGGCCGGCGGCCTTCGCCTGAAGCGCGTGCGGGCGCGGACCGACGAGGGACAGGTTGCCTTTGACGACGTTGATCAGCTGCGGCAGCTCATCGAGGCTCGACTTGCGCAGGAAGGCGCCGACGCGGGTGACGCGCGGATCGTTCTTCGTCACGAGCTTGGAGGCCGTGGCATCGCAGGCATCGACGTACATCGAGCGGAACTTGTAGACTTCGATCAGCTCGTTGTTGAAGCCATAGCGCTTCTGGCGGAAGAAGACCGGGCCGCGGCTGTCGAGCTTGACTGCGAGAGCGACGAGCAGCATCAGCGGCGCCAGCGCGATCAGCGCGAGTGTGCCGATGACTTTGTCGAACAGCCATTTCGAGACGTAGTCCCAATCTGCGATGGGCTTGTCGAAGAGATCGATCATGGCAACGGATCCTACGTGCGAGTACGTCCGTGGCGAGAAGCGCAGGTCGGTGGCGCGCGCCGGCATCTTCACGTCGGCGGGAAGAACCGAGAGGCGGCCGGCGACGCTCGAGAGGCGGTCTTCGGCGGCGAGCGGCAACGACACGACGACGAGGTCGAGCTGCTTGGTGCGGCTCATGGTGATGAGATCGTTCAGTCCGCCGACGCGCGGGTAGCCTGCGATCTGATGTGGAGCGCGGGCATCCTTGCGGTCATCGTAGATGCCGGCGATGCGGACGATCGAATGACTGTCGGCTTCGAGGTCCTTGATGAAATTCTCGGTGAGGGGGCCGGCGCCGTAAATTGCGACGCGCTGATAGAGTCGGCCCGAGTTCGCGGCGTTGCGGACATACGATCCTGCGACGAGGCGGCCGGTCATGATGGCGGCGGCGCCTGCGACGAACCAGACGGCGAGCCAGACGCGGGAAATTTCCTCGCCGATCTTCAAGAAGAAGATCGCGGCGATCAGGGTCGCGAATGCGGTCGTCCAGCCGAGCATCGCGGCGGGCAGAGATTTGATCGACGCCGAAAGAGCGCGAAGGCTGTAGAGATCGAGCAGGCCGAACACGAGGATCGTTGCGGTGCCGACAAGGGTCGTCGCAAAGAGGTAGGCCGGATCGCCGATAACGGTCGTCTCTTTCACGTAGAGATGTGCGATTGCGAGCCCAAGGATGGTCGACATCAGAAGTTCCGCGCAGCGAATGCTGCCGCTGACCAGGACCGGCGAGAGCGTGCGCGCATGGTCTGCCCTGTCGGCCAGCTTGCCGCGCATGAACGCCAGCGGGCGTGTGACGACTCCGGAGTCTGCAATCTGATCGGCCGGCGAATTCTTCAACTGGAGGGTCAATGACATGGCTGCTGCGCGTCCCGTTTGGATAACGTGATCGCAGAGGAAGCAGGCTTCATGCCACGCGGGTTAAGCGGCGTTAACCGCGTCGGTCGTGGAGGGCCGGAACCGAATAGGCTGCGGGCACGGCCTTCGGAGACGGCGCGGCGTAGAAATCCAGAACGGCGTCGGTCATGGCCGCGACCGTGAATTTCTGCGCAACGGCGCTTTTAAGCCTCGCGGCGCGGGCTTTTGCGAGGTCCGGTGCGTCGAGGGCGGCGGTCAGCGCCAGCGCCAATTCCTGGACATTGCCAGGCGCGATCAGGCCGGTATCGGTTCCGGCGACGATCTCCGGGATGCCGCCGACGTTGGTTGCGATCAGCGGAAGCTCGGCGGCGGCGGCCTCGAGTACGACGTAAGGGAAGCTCTCGGCCCGCGATGGAACAACCATGATGCGCCCGAGCGCGAAAGCGTCCCGAATTGGCAAGGCCCCCGTAAAACGGACGCGGCCGTCAAGCCCGAGCGATGAAGTCAGGGCTCGGAATTTGGCTTCGTCGGGACCCGAGCCGACGATCGTTGCGGTGATGCCGCGCTCGTCCAATTCCGCGAGAGCTTCGAGCAGAACGTCGACGCCTTTCAAATCGCGCAGTTCGCCGACGAACAGGACGTCGGTTGCGTTGCTGGCGGGCGTCGCAGCCACGAAATCAGATGGTCGAAGTCCGTTCGGGATGACGCGTTGTGGCGCGCCGTCGGCGCTAATGCGGGCGCGATACGTGCGTGCGGCATAGGCGCTCTCGAAGATCAGTCCCGTCGTGACTTTCTCGAGGCCGCGCTCGACCAGCATCAAGACGCGCTGTTCTGCTCCGGGCTTCAAATTCAAGCTGCCGCCGTGCGGCGTATAGAACGTCTTTATGGATCGGTCGCGGATCGAAAGAGC includes these proteins:
- a CDS encoding SRPBCC family protein, encoding MKFFQGLAVAGVVALAGGFAGSAANAASIAVGKKLELKVDAKKMDEERTRLWTKFGGWCALKDWHPAVANCEESTEGDAKIRVLTLKDGGKIKEKLLDEKPNFYRYEILESPLPVKNYQAQFALTPDDDDEDEINFAWSATFDANGKTNKEAHDVIDGIFTAGLDNIKATAGTK
- a CDS encoding response regulator, encoding MKILIVDDHGVVREGLKRLFVAHFDAQVLEAAEIEEGLAIYARERPDIVVLDLNLEGAGGLELLRRVQSFDSGARVVVFSMHHEPIYAVRALRGGARGYVSKSAPVEELIAAIKKVRGGEQYIDRDLASRIAVSQISTDDPLQSLSIREVEILRMLGQGKSMTAISESLGIAYKTVANICTQMKVKLGVDRTADLIRLAIETLKT
- a CDS encoding histidine kinase, with protein sequence MPLRRRLLVLVALVLGACLLVGGALTYWAGLRKIELEMSSAIAVGSSAVMDALNTIQGSSDPEAQLTRIVGAFDGDRHLVARLVGPDGALKSASRLKAPVDPPPAWLYELLEGKIHKQTFTLPDTLKNLGSITLEADPHNEVGEVWEDLQLKFIIISGFCGIVLALIYASLGRALKPLDDLSVALKRVGEGDYSAHVAEQGPEDLNLIYRAFNRMADQLRTSEEQNQRLNEQLSTVQEEERSEIARDLHDEIGPFLFAVDVDAQSIPLMLARNATDDVNSRAGAIRQSVQHMQVHLRGILSRLRPAMLIDQGLTHAIEHLVAFWRTRRPAIVFQTDIEDARFPAHIEEAAFRILQEGTSNAIRHGKPSKIGLSANRTPEAALQIVISDDGSGIAASTKRGFGLVGMRERVAALDGTLEITTSKEEKGVMLIARIPLPAERRAKTSDNKQATSAA
- a CDS encoding O-antigen ligase family protein, which produces MPTMTASAPAFEISDLRDGHRKSAAHRIALALVWLTIVASSIVFTEPAPVDALTIGLMLLLPIVGLVDARPMLWAGFAVLLAITASGEISAALARDTGIAVSHMTVSLYLVAACFLFAAFIAKEPEKHTRLVLNAYVLTGIIAALCGVAGYLNLFPGAFDLFTRYGRASGPFKDPNVFGPFLVAPLLMCLHVWLNAPWRRGVLPLLAAGLLAVGILFSFSRGAWAAAAIALAIYGYVYMITAHSNRERVKLAALVLVGIAALGMILIAALQSDAISDLLEQRATLTQSYDVGPDGRFGGQAKAIGLILDNPLGIGSANFTRFYHHEEVHNVYLSMFLNSGWIGGLLYLIACAGTLIVGMRHAFKTSATSPLFLVAFAALAGNICEGVLIDSDHWRHFYLLLALVWGMIAATPRPTRPARSLKERRPLLLQKLLLIPQSRRQPRIIGTTESTATVGPDRKLAGKIPGWRRGRGRIIAPA
- a CDS encoding undecaprenyl-phosphate glucose phosphotransferase; translation: MSLTLQLKNSPADQIADSGVVTRPLAFMRGKLADRADHARTLSPVLVSGSIRCAELLMSTILGLAIAHLYVKETTVIGDPAYLFATTLVGTATILVFGLLDLYSLRALSASIKSLPAAMLGWTTAFATLIAAIFFLKIGEEISRVWLAVWFVAGAAAIMTGRLVAGSYVRNAANSGRLYQRVAIYGAGPLTENFIKDLEADSHSIVRIAGIYDDRKDARAPHQIAGYPRVGGLNDLITMSRTKQLDLVVVSLPLAAEDRLSSVAGRLSVLPADVKMPARATDLRFSPRTYSHVGSVAMIDLFDKPIADWDYVSKWLFDKVIGTLALIALAPLMLLVALAVKLDSRGPVFFRQKRYGFNNELIEVYKFRSMYVDACDATASKLVTKNDPRVTRVGAFLRKSSLDELPQLINVVKGNLSLVGPRPHALQAKAAGHLYDEVVDGYFARHKVKPGITGWAQINGWRGETDTEEQITKRIEHDLYYIENWSVFLDLYILLKTPFALLNTERAY
- a CDS encoding glycosyltransferase family 4 protein, translating into MRILHCLRAPVGGLFRHVLDLAEEQAKRGHDVGILADSNAEDRLTSSKFAAIEPKLTLGIARIPMRRQPGLGDLAAVRAVRRHASKLDLDVLHGHGAKGGAYARLAALSIRDRSIKTFYTPHGGSLNLKPGAEQRVLMLVERGLEKVTTGLIFESAYAARTYRARISADGAPQRVIPNGLRPSDFVAATPASNATDVLFVGELRDLKGVDVLLEALAELDERGITATIVGSGPDEAKFRALTSSLGLDGRVRFTGALPIRDAFALGRIMVVPSRAESFPYVVLEAAAAELPLIATNVGGIPEIVAGTDTGLIAPGNVQELALALTAALDAPDLAKARAARLKSAVAQKFTVAAMTDAVLDFYAAPSPKAVPAAYSVPALHDRRG